Genomic DNA from Cydia fagiglandana chromosome 3, ilCydFagi1.1, whole genome shotgun sequence:
TCCTCGTTCGGCGGTGACGGTGCCGACGGTGACACAGAAGACAGTATCACTGTAGAAGTGGAGGCAGAAGTGGAGAGGCCACTGCGACCTAGAAACCGAAGTCATTCTATTGACGACGACGAACCAAGAGAgagtaatttttaaaatatcctagtagtataagtattatttaaattatatacataatatattaagttataaataacacttaaggCAAGAGCACCAGAAATACTTTTGTCATTTTTCTACAGAGACATAGGATGTTTTTAACCATGGGTAGCACGataaataatatgtacttaGCTCGTACTGAAAAACTTTACATTGCGAAACCAGCAACCCTAAAAACGCAAAAAACCTGGTTGTTCCGTAGAAAATATTcacattttaatataatttgaaatttatGACACCACCGATTTTTGTCGCCATGACTTACGGTTGTTTGAATGATCGgtacaaattaaatttggtCACATACCTACACATTCATGTCGCAGAGTAGGTATGGCTAAGTTAGCaccctatttattttagtagttttatttttattttattttatttattaagtacaacCACATCCTAGTTacagtacttacataaaaaatatctaGTCCTCCATCAATACCTAACCTCTATCCATAGTATCCACCTGTAATATGAAGGGTACTCTTGCCTTAGTTGTAAACCAGTGTTATTGAATACACAAGGGACGAAGTgatcgcttctccatacaaatttaATCTTCCCCGTTTTCCTTTCTGGGTTTAAGAAATTATTTTGACGCAACttggtaggtaagtacataattataatccAGAAGTGTGCCCTTacgttagatttttttaagagTTAGGAGCTTTAAAAAATTACTATGGACTTTATTTATCGCTCCAAACACTTAATACATAGTTATAATCCCGTAGTCAAAAAACTGATACAAGTCAAACGAAAgggcatagctatggttaatatacaataaattgtgtaaaaatagtGTCCTTAATGTACattgcatattattattattgtttggagcatacgtttgtatgaagaaacGTTCGTCCACTAATGCTCCTAAGACTTTTTTTGTAGCAGTGATTATCCTaccgaaaatatttaattatacctactgtttttattaAACTACGACGCTATTTCAGTTATACACCACACCTACCACATTCCTTTATACACCTTTCtcgtaaggggtcatccattaattaagtcacaccaatttctaggttttttgacccctcccccccccccccttgtcacacttggtcacatttggcaaacccctccccccctagtgtgacgtcacattttttctacgaaatcgccaaatcgaattaagtaagtacctaagtattattaatattttatcaaaatatttttgacgatataaatattagtaattttataacccaaaactgcttaggaaagaaaattaaacgattaaaaactattttcgttttaaaaacttgttatttaaatgtacagcgaactaaataatttaaatatattttcggttactgatgaagttaaagtgacgtcacaaagtttgtgtctcccccctcccccatgtcacaatatgtcacattttcttgaccccctccctccccctaaacgtgtgacgtaattaatggatgacccctaattttGTTGTGGTGTCAGTCTCTTGGTACTTAAAATGATAagaggtaataaataaatattttacatagtAGAAAGTAAAAACctacataaattaaatacatcTTAAAAAATTATCCTGTTTTCATCAAATTCTTCTTCACTTATTTTAACGCCATCTATCCACCACTTTAGAAACCACTTACTTTACTTTATTTgcattaaagtacctattcttCGTGCTTGAAGCGCCATCTATCGAAGTTATTGTCCAACAATAAACCTTACATGTAGTAATAGATGTCGCTAGTCAACAATTtataaatttgaatttctaGATTTGAAGTTGCATacttttgtacatttttataaGAATTATAAGCAATAAAATGTTGTGGATTGCAACAATTTACCTAGACACAGTGTTGTGTACTACGAAACGGCGGCCCCTTTGGTTCTATTTCATTGTAAGAAATCAAGCAAGCAAGATTTCGTTTAAgagtaataaaataagtaattttCTACGAGGCCCTATTCATTTAGTTGCATATATTTTTTGTGACATGGTTTACCTACTACTTACAACTTTTACGACTTCAACTGTACGGGGACGTAGTTATTTTACAAGTACTTACATCATCGTCCGTGAAGTGCATTGGGATAACTATGAAAGCGGGGTAATTTTTAAAACTGGCAAATATCTATAAAGCCTTCACTTCATAGCAACACTTACCTTCTAGCGTACGTCTGTAGCGCAGCGTGCGTAGGTACTGTTGCTGTGTTGCTACAGTAGAGGTGCTTATAGTTTAGTAGTTATatgccattttcaaaattattccGCTTTCGAAGTTATGCACTTtgctcgttttttttttcatatttttaggcATTTCTTATCAAAACTACCCACTTAGCTAAGGTTCAGCTAAGCATGACTGTGCTTTGAGCAAATTCCCCACAAAATGTCAATGCTCGGTCTAACCATCGATGGTCATGACTCATGCCCCATTCATTTTCTAGATACGATCATCTGCAAATTTACTGAAAATCTTCATTGCGGCAAGATAGGTAGTACATAAGTGAAACGAACAAAGTCTTGACCAACTGTTTATATCATTTGTATTGATTactttaaaatacatatttttttcctTAACGATCTACATTATTGTTTTGTTcaatcatttataaaaaaaacttataagaaaccaaaatttaaaagtgATAAGGTAAATGTCAACAATATACAAGCTCAATGATGGAAAATAAGTGATCAATATACAGAAATCATGAAATGGAAATTTAAATAGgcgtatacatataaaatagtaTAGATTACTAAAATTATTGGTATCACATTCTTAAACACTAAACTCAAAAGCATAACTTAGAGGAACTTACGTTTAGCCAGACCGATAAAGAATAAATCTCTAATAAGAAGACAGTTGATAAAACATAGCCAGCTCAAATATTTATAGGGGCCCAATTCGACCCAAGAAAGTGACAAAAGGAAAGTCGTTGACATATCATTAGTTTTGTTATATTATGTGACAAATTATCATTTGCCATTCGACATGTCAGCTTCAGTCACCTTCTCGGGTTCAATTGGTCCCAGTTTGTTACTTGTCGCTGTAGTAGCTCGGTATTTTCTGGAAAAATAAGTACACAACCATTGAAATTACAATTCAAAAATTGTACTCAAGGTACACATGTGCTTGAAATATCTAAGCCATATAACACTGTATGTCAGTACATACAGTTTTGGTTTGAAACGTAGATTTCTACGAGACCATTATAAAGATACAACTAAAACGACATTTACAGCTATCGTGAACATGGCAACATTTTtacacgtacaaaaatattttacttattgCTCAATATactctcataaatatatttataccactaacaaagtttaaaataaaggcACTGTCGACTACAAACACACTTTGGCAGCAGAGTTTCTAGACTTGACTCACACACGCACCGACATTTTCAAATGCTTCAACGTGATAATCCCAACGAATATCCACACAATAAAATCACAGAATTTTGCCATTAGTGAAGTGTTTGCTGATTGACACTGTATTACACCAAGTGTTCTACTAACCGAAACCAATTTTCAAGTGGTTGACTTGCGTGTGCTGTCGTCCAAGGACGGAGTTATGATAATGTCGCCGGCGTTGGACCGACTCCTCGTGACGAGTACTGGGGTTTTCGGCTTCGGCGTCTCAGTCATCTTGATTCGCACTCGACCCATGTCGGGGGAATACACTGGAACGTATTCGCGAGACGGCGATAAGAAATCGGACTCTGTGTTCTGATCACCATTCAGTAAGAGTTGTGACAAATCCATGTCAGTATTACCATTTAAATGAGGTGCTTCGTTGTCATTGATAGGCACAAAAACATCTTCACTTGATAAAGAGTGAGTGTCTTTTTTCGAATCAGGAGATGCTGGAGTAGACTGGAAAGATTCGTTCTGTTTAGGTTCCTCAGATAAGTTATTATCTTTTGAACTGCTTTTGTTTTGATTAGTGTCTCTTGGACTATCGGTTCTAACACCATTGTTATCTCCATGTTTAATGCCATTGCCAATATCCCCGTTTTCACTCTTTTTTGGGTAGCTTTCATGAGTAGGTACGAGCTCATATTTACCATTAACTTTTCTTTCAATGGTAGGTTCTAGTACTGCCGGTTTACCTAGTAATGACTTATTCATATCGACCATTTCTTTGGAAGCATTTTCGACGTCTCTTTTTTGCTGTCGTAAAAGTCGCCTGTCCCTGCGTTTTCTCATTTGACCTTTGATTATAGCAAATCCTATGAGCCCCACTAACAAAATGACAATAATTGCAATGCATACATATGTACCAGTTTTATGAGGTGCAGGATTTTCTTCAGATGACGTTTCTTGAACTTCCGCCGGAGTTATTCTAATTTGTTCGGAAACTGTTGTGTCCCGAGTAATTGGCGTGATTGCGGGTTTTTCAGTCGATGGTTCATCAGTTTTGAGATGCCAATCAGATCCTCCTGCATACAAAGTGGGTGGTTTCACCAATGGAAACTCTGTTGTGGTGTTATTGAATTCATCGTTAAATAATGGCGTGACTGGAGTTGGATGAAAGTCTTCATAATTAGGTGTTCCAGTGGATGTTGAAGTACTTTCATTGTCATAATCGCTATCGAAAGGAATAAAACCAGAACCCTCGCCAGATCCTTCCCTCGGGTCATCAGTAGTTTGTATTTCAGCATTTAAATCCTCTGCGTGCTTGTGCATAATGATTTCAGAGTCAGTCGCAGTTTCCACATCTCCCGAACCCTCAGTTCCGATATAGTCTGAATGAGATACCGTAGACATATGCCCCACTTTTAAAAATTGTTGATTATCATCGTCCTCTGCTTGAGGTTGACCATGTATTACATTGCCATCATCTAAATCACTAGAAGCGACTAAAGGCATAGATTTCAATTCCGTAGTCTCTTCACCAATTCTTACGGCATCAACTGGGGGTTGATCACCCATCATCATATCTAAGGGGTCTGTATCAATTTTTATTTTGCATATGTCTTTTGCTTTCAGTTCTAACCATGACCTGCCTTTAAGTTTTCCGGGAGAAGCGCATTTTACGGCATCTATATGAACATTTAAGGCCAGTAACCGATCTCGTGCTTTGATATTATCACAGGTACAATCAAGCGGGTTGCCGTCCAattctaaatgctctaagctagCCAAATGACCAACTTTGTTAGGCACATCTCGTAATAGATTGTTAGTTAAATCTAAAGAACTCACACTAGTCGGAAGATGCTCAAGTGACAACCTCTCTATTCTATTGTTAGCCAAATTAAGATGAACTAATTTCTTCGCATTGTTCAAAAACTTGCTAACTTCTGTGATACCATTAGTCGATAGATCCAGCGTGACGACTTCGGTTAATCGATCGAGTTCCCGGGAGATTTTGGTGATGTTGTTGTGTGACAGATCTAGGATGTTGATGTTGTGATGTTTCTGGCGGAGAGTGAACTTGTATAGTTCGGCGAGGTTGCTGCAGGCGGCGCGGTGGAGGCCGTCGCGGGTGGTTGTACAGATGCAGCCGTCCGGGCAGACGGAGGACAGGACCGGCGCGAGCAGCACCGACACCACCAGCAGGCTCGCCCATGCACGGAGTGTACTCATTTTGCTTATAGACTCTGCACCTGGaatataaacaaaacaaaaaacaattaataaaatttacGAAATGTTCCTAATcattaaaaaattaagttttcatTTTCGTTTCGAAAGTATTAGGtagtagtaggtacatactactactactaataaaaCTACAATTTACACTTACAACTTTACACGTTAGTTAACCGGAAATTCTACACTGTATTTGATTCGAATCGTTAAAAAATTTCAaccaattaatgttattatgtaaCCAAAGAAATGACCCAAAGATTAATAAAGaacaatttggccaagcccgagatagttcggggcatttagtgttccgttcGCATCGTTatattttacagaggttgtttgcctgtttttaggattccgtattTAACTACATTACAAGGGTTgtgaaactataagggttcctctataggaacccttata
This window encodes:
- the LOC134679945 gene encoding protein windpipe is translated as MSTLRAWASLLVVSVLLAPVLSSVCPDGCICTTTRDGLHRAACSNLAELYKFTLRQKHHNINILDLSHNNITKISRELDRLTEVVTLDLSTNGITEVSKFLNNAKKLVHLNLANNRIERLSLEHLPTSVSSLDLTNNLLRDVPNKVGHLASLEHLELDGNPLDCTCDNIKARDRLLALNVHIDAVKCASPGKLKGRSWLELKAKDICKIKIDTDPLDMMMGDQPPVDAVRIGEETTELKSMPLVASSDLDDGNVIHGQPQAEDDDNQQFLKVGHMSTVSHSDYIGTEGSGDVETATDSEIIMHKHAEDLNAEIQTTDDPREGSGEGSGFIPFDSDYDNESTSTSTGTPNYEDFHPTPVTPLFNDEFNNTTTEFPLVKPPTLYAGGSDWHLKTDEPSTEKPAITPITRDTTVSEQIRITPAEVQETSSEENPAPHKTGTYVCIAIIVILLVGLIGFAIIKGQMRKRRDRRLLRQQKRDVENASKEMVDMNKSLLGKPAVLEPTIERKVNGKYELVPTHESYPKKSENGDIGNGIKHGDNNGVRTDSPRDTNQNKSSSKDNNLSEEPKQNESFQSTPASPDSKKDTHSLSSEDVFVPINDNEAPHLNGNTDMDLSQLLLNGDQNTESDFLSPSREYVPVYSPDMGRVRIKMTETPKPKTPVLVTRSRSNAGDIIITPSLDDSTRKSTT